A window of candidate division KSB1 bacterium contains these coding sequences:
- a CDS encoding BamA/TamA family outer membrane protein, which produces MRLSYHFQIPAFLFIIIAGAAINTAQAQYFGRNKVQYESFDFKVLKTAHFDIYYYAEKEEAVQHAARLSERWYARVSRLLNHQLTGKQPLILYANQPHFQQTNAIQGTLGEGTGGVTEAFKRRMVQPFAGSLAETDHVLGHELVHAFQFDLTGGGKPGAGFRAPGALRLPLWFIEGMAEYLTLGHVDPHTAMWMRDAARAKKLPTVRQLSDPRYFPYRFGQAFWAYVAGRWGDEMVGRILRDAGQSGDVEKAIKVVLGVEAKELSQAWHDAIHAAYDPLVEITQTPDKYGRLLISDKQGGGNINLAPALSPDGKHMVFFSEKDLFSIDMFLADAETGKILRKITNTAIDPHFESLQFINSAGAWDAQSRRFAFAAIKKGQPVLSLLDVPRNRMEREITLRELGEILNPTWSPDGRYIAFSALVGGLTDLYIYDLEADSLRQMTNDAFADVHPAWSPDGQHIAFVTDRFSTELSNLKFGNYRLALMNPVTGAIQPAPGFGDAKNINPQWSADAKSLYFLSDQNDITNLYRADMASGEIYQLTNLYTGVSGITALSPALSVASRAPRLAFSVFENGKYGIYSVDSPEQLVGEEPAKWPNDRNPAVLPPVQRANTEVLALIKNPDFGLPEMSDAVVSDYRPKLSLDYIGQPYLVAGVDRFGTYLGGGVSLFWSDMLGDHNLATMLQATGNFKEIAAVAAYQNLKRRLNWGATIQQIPYVAGDFASGFGEINGTPVYVEQEIRLRQINRDIAGVLGYPFSRAQRVEFSAGYRHISFDYERRTIAVSRVTGQLLLDRTEEVPSPRSLSLGQASAALVYDTSIFGATSPILGQRYRMEISPSYGSLSLYSALADYRRYVMPARPFTLAARVLHYGRYGRDAEDDRLFPLFLGYATLVRGYDFNSFSANECESSATGDCPVVDQLFGSKLLVGNFELRFPLLGVLGLGGGYYGFLPIELGAFYDAGVAWTKNEKAWFLDGSRNLVRSAGATLRLNLLGFAIAEIIFVNPIDRPKKGWHWQFSLTPGF; this is translated from the coding sequence ATGCGCCTTTCATATCATTTTCAAATCCCGGCTTTTTTGTTCATCATCATTGCCGGCGCCGCCATCAATACCGCCCAGGCCCAATACTTTGGCCGCAACAAAGTGCAGTACGAAAGCTTCGATTTCAAAGTTCTCAAAACCGCGCATTTCGACATTTACTATTATGCCGAAAAAGAGGAGGCGGTGCAGCACGCCGCGCGCCTGTCCGAACGCTGGTACGCCCGCGTGTCGCGCCTGCTGAATCACCAGCTCACTGGAAAACAGCCGCTGATTCTCTACGCCAACCAGCCGCACTTCCAGCAAACCAATGCCATCCAAGGCACGTTGGGAGAAGGAACCGGCGGCGTCACCGAGGCTTTCAAGCGCCGCATGGTGCAGCCGTTTGCCGGCTCGCTGGCAGAAACCGACCACGTGCTCGGACACGAGCTGGTGCATGCGTTTCAATTTGACCTCACCGGCGGCGGCAAACCCGGCGCCGGATTCCGTGCGCCAGGCGCGCTGCGATTGCCGTTGTGGTTCATCGAGGGCATGGCGGAATACTTGACCCTCGGCCACGTCGATCCGCACACCGCCATGTGGATGCGCGATGCAGCGCGCGCCAAAAAGCTGCCCACCGTTCGCCAGCTTTCCGATCCGCGATATTTCCCCTATCGCTTCGGCCAGGCGTTTTGGGCCTACGTCGCCGGCAGATGGGGCGACGAGATGGTGGGCAGGATCCTGCGCGACGCCGGCCAATCCGGCGACGTGGAAAAAGCCATCAAAGTTGTCCTCGGCGTCGAAGCCAAAGAATTATCCCAAGCCTGGCATGACGCGATTCATGCCGCGTATGATCCGCTTGTCGAGATCACGCAAACTCCCGACAAGTATGGCCGCTTGCTGATTTCGGACAAACAAGGCGGTGGCAACATCAATCTGGCACCGGCCCTCAGCCCGGATGGCAAACACATGGTTTTCTTCTCGGAGAAGGATTTGTTCTCCATCGACATGTTTCTCGCTGATGCCGAGACCGGAAAAATCTTGCGCAAAATCACCAACACTGCGATCGATCCGCATTTCGAGAGCTTGCAATTCATCAATTCCGCCGGCGCATGGGATGCGCAAAGCCGCCGCTTCGCTTTCGCCGCCATCAAGAAAGGCCAGCCGGTTCTCTCATTGCTCGATGTCCCTCGCAACCGCATGGAGCGCGAGATTACTTTGCGCGAGCTTGGCGAAATTCTCAATCCCACCTGGTCGCCGGATGGCCGCTACATTGCCTTCTCCGCTCTCGTTGGCGGATTAACCGATTTGTACATTTACGATCTCGAGGCCGATAGTCTGCGGCAAATGACCAACGATGCTTTTGCCGACGTCCATCCGGCGTGGTCACCCGACGGCCAACACATTGCGTTCGTCACCGACCGCTTTTCCACCGAGCTGAGCAACCTCAAATTCGGCAACTACCGTCTGGCGCTGATGAATCCCGTCACCGGCGCCATTCAGCCGGCGCCTGGTTTTGGCGACGCTAAAAACATCAACCCACAATGGTCTGCGGATGCCAAAAGCTTGTACTTTCTTTCCGATCAAAACGACATCACCAATCTCTATCGCGCCGATATGGCCAGCGGCGAGATTTATCAATTGACCAATCTCTATACCGGCGTTAGCGGCATCACCGCGCTCAGTCCGGCGCTCTCGGTTGCGTCGCGCGCCCCGCGTCTGGCATTCAGTGTTTTCGAAAACGGCAAGTATGGAATTTATTCGGTGGATTCGCCGGAGCAACTCGTCGGGGAAGAGCCTGCCAAGTGGCCAAATGACCGCAATCCTGCGGTCTTGCCGCCGGTGCAACGCGCCAATACCGAAGTGTTGGCCCTTATCAAAAATCCGGATTTCGGCCTGCCGGAGATGAGTGATGCCGTTGTAAGCGATTATCGGCCCAAGCTGTCGCTCGATTACATCGGCCAGCCGTATCTCGTTGCCGGCGTCGATCGCTTCGGCACGTATCTCGGCGGCGGCGTCTCGCTGTTTTGGAGCGACATGCTCGGCGATCACAATCTCGCGACGATGTTGCAAGCCACCGGAAATTTCAAAGAGATCGCCGCCGTCGCCGCGTATCAAAATCTCAAACGGCGCTTGAACTGGGGCGCCACGATCCAGCAAATTCCCTACGTTGCCGGTGACTTTGCCTCTGGGTTCGGAGAAATCAACGGCACGCCCGTGTACGTGGAACAAGAGATTCGCTTGCGCCAGATCAACCGGGATATTGCCGGCGTGCTGGGATATCCCTTCAGCCGGGCGCAACGGGTCGAGTTCTCGGCTGGTTATCGCCACATCAGCTTTGACTATGAAAGGAGAACGATTGCGGTTTCCAGAGTAACCGGCCAACTGCTTCTCGACAGAACGGAGGAGGTGCCCTCGCCTCGTTCGCTGAGTTTGGGTCAGGCGAGTGCGGCGCTGGTGTACGACACCTCGATCTTCGGCGCCACCAGTCCCATTCTCGGCCAGCGCTATAGAATGGAAATATCGCCCAGCTACGGTTCGCTGTCATTATATTCGGCGCTGGCGGATTATCGCCGCTACGTGATGCCGGCGCGGCCCTTTACGCTGGCGGCGCGCGTTCTTCATTATGGCCGCTACGGCCGCGATGCGGAAGACGACCGGCTCTTTCCGTTGTTCCTGGGTTACGCCACGCTCGTGCGCGGCTATGATTTTAATTCCTTCAGCGCAAATGAATGCGAATCCAGCGCTACCGGCGATTGCCCGGTGGTGGATCAACTCTTCGGCAGCAAATTATTGGTGGGCAATTTCGAGCTGCGTTTCCCGCTGCTGGGCGTGCTCGGCTTGGGCGGAGGATATTACGGTTTTCTACCCATCGAGCTTGGCGCTTTTTACGACGCCGGCGTCGCCTGGACGAAGAACGAGAAGGCGTGGTTTCTCGATGGCAGCCGCAATTTGGTGCGCAGCGCCGGCGCCACTTTGCGGCTGAATCTGCTGGGCTTTGCCATTGCAGAGATCATTTTCGTCAATCCCATTGATCGCCCGAAAAAAGGCTGGCACTGGCAATTCAGCCTGACGCCGGGGTTTTGA
- a CDS encoding SLC13 family permease, whose product MSFLFLILTGFLLSRLGVRYGLIEQFFARGLGRRHDSITNFLLALMATTAVISMFIPNFITALALLPILENLRKHFEQQYAPQLARRLTTAMVLAAIYGCNLGGMGSLIGSPANALMLGALELYQAPGREKINFLSWFGWSLPLTAILIGCAWVQLVYVILPRAVRRARVELAHSSSENRPQGIAGRAILAIGIWLAFWSAHSILQISLPAPEASLSLRGLKISWTHWDKIAAWFGMLYVLVLFTPLFTGSDRRREPILRFSDCFQQLPLRAFGVLLLALAIGGVLIALQAPQWAATQVSQMLPLQATPFSLYFFMCFTTTLATEFFHNTAVTVAFFPVMHALAERLLLSPLLALMAVGLAATNAFMLPISTPVNALLYGGVKHVSLKTMAASGLLLDFISALAMALFLAQVIPWYYGLP is encoded by the coding sequence ATGTCCTTTCTCTTTCTGATCTTGACCGGCTTCTTGCTTTCCCGCCTGGGTGTGCGCTACGGGCTGATTGAGCAATTTTTCGCGCGCGGCCTCGGCCGCCGCCACGATTCGATCACCAACTTCCTGCTCGCGCTGATGGCGACAACCGCGGTGATTTCCATGTTCATTCCCAACTTCATCACCGCCCTGGCGTTGCTGCCGATTTTGGAAAATTTGCGAAAGCACTTTGAGCAACAGTATGCGCCACAGCTTGCGCGTCGCCTGACCACGGCCATGGTGCTGGCGGCGATTTATGGCTGCAACCTCGGCGGCATGGGCTCGCTTATCGGCAGTCCCGCCAACGCATTGATGCTGGGCGCGCTGGAATTGTATCAAGCCCCGGGCCGCGAAAAGATCAACTTTCTCTCCTGGTTCGGTTGGAGCCTGCCGCTGACCGCGATTTTAATCGGCTGTGCCTGGGTGCAATTGGTTTACGTGATCTTGCCTCGCGCCGTGCGCCGCGCGCGAGTCGAGCTGGCTCATTCCTCCTCTGAAAACCGCCCGCAAGGTATTGCCGGACGCGCGATACTGGCCATCGGGATTTGGCTGGCGTTCTGGAGCGCGCATTCTATTTTGCAAATATCGTTGCCGGCGCCGGAAGCCAGCCTTTCTCTGCGGGGTTTAAAAATCAGCTGGACGCATTGGGATAAGATTGCCGCCTGGTTCGGAATGCTGTATGTGCTGGTGTTGTTTACACCGCTCTTCACCGGCAGCGATCGCCGGCGTGAACCGATTTTGCGCTTTTCAGATTGCTTTCAGCAATTGCCGCTGCGCGCCTTCGGCGTGTTGCTGTTGGCGCTGGCAATCGGCGGCGTTTTGATCGCGCTCCAAGCGCCGCAATGGGCGGCAACGCAGGTGAGCCAAATGCTGCCGCTGCAGGCCACGCCGTTCAGCCTGTATTTTTTTATGTGTTTCACCACCACGCTGGCGACGGAATTTTTCCACAACACCGCGGTGACGGTGGCGTTTTTTCCGGTGATGCACGCGTTGGCCGAGCGCCTGCTGCTCTCGCCGCTGCTCGCGCTCATGGCTGTGGGATTGGCCGCCACCAACGCCTTCATGCTGCCCATCAGCACGCCCGTCAACGCGTTGCTGTATGGCGGCGTCAAGCACGTCTCATTGAAAACCATGGCTGCTTCCGGGCTGCTGCTGGATTTCATCAGCGCGCTGGCCATGGCCTTGTTTTTGGCGCAGGTGATCCCGTGGTATTATGGACTACCTTGA